DNA from Anopheles cruzii unplaced genomic scaffold, idAnoCruzAS_RS32_06 scaffold04781_ctg1, whole genome shotgun sequence:
CACCTCGAGACGGACCGCCACAAGGGCCAGGCCGGACGGATCGGAATCGTGGGTGGTTCGCTGGAGTATACCGGGGCGCCGTACTTTGCGGCGATCAGCGCGCTAAAGGTGGGCGCGGATCTGGTGCATGTGTTCTGTCCGCAGGCCGCCGCTCAAGTGATCAAATCGTACAGCCCCGAACTGATTGTGCATCCGTTGCTGGACTCCAACAATGCCATCATGCAGATCGAACCATGGCTGGAGCGGCTCCATGTCCTCGTGATTGGACCCGGGCTTGGGCGGGACCGGCTTATTCTGCAGACGGTGGCCGAGCTGATACGGATCTGCCGGCA
Protein-coding regions in this window:
- the LOC128277223 gene encoding ATP-dependent (S)-NAD(P)H-hydrate dehydratase translates to MSSENKSPLLERARNIVPHLETDRHKGQAGRIGIVGGSLEYTGAPYFAAISALKVGADLVHVFCPQAAAQVIKSYSPELIVHPLLDSNNAIMQIEPWLERLHVLVIGPGLGRDRLILQTVAELIRICR